The Flavobacteriaceae bacterium 3519-10 genome includes a window with the following:
- a CDS encoding DNA-binding protein gives MPIIVNLDVMMAKRKMSLNELSEKVDLTLSNLSILKTGKAKAVRFSTLEAICKALDCQPGDLLEFVREEEK, from the coding sequence ATGCCGATCATTGTAAACCTTGACGTCATGATGGCCAAACGGAAAATGTCTCTGAATGAACTTTCCGAAAAAGTTGACCTTACCCTCTCCAACCTTTCGATCCTTAAAACCGGCAAGGCCAAAGCCGTGCGTTTCAGTACTTTGGAAGCCATCTGTAAGGCACTGGACTGCCAGCCGGGGGATTTGTTGGAGTTTGTGAGGGAGGAGGAGAAGTGA
- a CDS encoding Putative mannosyltransferase involved in polysaccharide biosynthesis → MIPKKIHYCWFGGQPKHELAEHCIASWKRIHPDFEIIEWNESNSPVDDNSYVKEAFAQGKWAFTSDYVRSKVMYEHGGIYMDTDMELKLPLDEFLNEKAVCGFEVKGVPYSAFWMAEPKHQLSKDFMDWYNRQEGFFERINTDVFSEMLEKEYGANRYSDTIQELKHGVKLYPSVYFSQDLPKNYVSHHFNGSWFGGDSENTHKKMVNVYGLLERLVNYPDAAKSVESIINEHKIIDVNAVLDLIPKERIREYLEE, encoded by the coding sequence ATGATTCCTAAGAAAATACATTATTGCTGGTTTGGCGGGCAGCCAAAACACGAACTTGCCGAGCATTGCATCGCGTCCTGGAAACGTATTCATCCCGATTTTGAGATTATTGAATGGAACGAAAGCAATTCTCCGGTTGACGATAACAGTTACGTGAAAGAAGCTTTTGCGCAGGGAAAATGGGCTTTTACGTCTGATTATGTGCGCTCCAAAGTGATGTACGAACACGGCGGCATCTATATGGACACCGATATGGAACTTAAACTTCCGCTCGATGAATTCCTTAACGAGAAGGCTGTCTGTGGTTTTGAGGTGAAAGGTGTGCCGTATTCCGCTTTCTGGATGGCCGAGCCGAAACATCAGCTCTCAAAAGATTTTATGGACTGGTACAACCGCCAGGAAGGTTTTTTTGAGCGCATCAATACCGACGTTTTCTCCGAAATGCTCGAAAAGGAATATGGCGCCAACCGTTATAGCGACACCATTCAGGAACTTAAACACGGCGTAAAACTTTATCCGTCGGTATATTTCTCACAAGATTTGCCGAAGAATTATGTGAGCCACCATTTCAACGGTTCGTGGTTTGGCGGCGATTCTGAAAACACCCACAAAAAAATGGTGAACGTATACGGACTTCTGGAGCGTCTCGTTAATTATCCTGATGCCGCAAAATCCGTGGAAAGCATTATCAATGAGCATAAAATCATCGATGTAAATGCCGTGCTGGATTTAATTCCGAAGGAGAGGATTAGGGAGTATTTGGAGGAGTAG
- a CDS encoding alpha-amylase, putative has translation MTRAIIAFFLLFHFTMNSQQTQNPYQPKTYVEIKNPDWVKNATLYELNVRQFSAEGTFKAVEKELPRLKKMGIDIIWLMPVQPIGVVNRKGSLGSYYSVKDYLGINPEFGTEADFRSLVKAIHAQGMYVILDWVANHSSWDNQLATDHTDWYTKSRDGKFQSTPWRDYDDIIDFDYSKPELRKYMTEALKFWVREYDIDGYRCDVASFVPIDFWEHARSELDAIKPVFMLAEAEDKELHRKAFDATYNWTLWNILHQIALNNKSVKTLGEAYIAEHVSIFPKEGISMNFIDNHDKNSWEGNQYSNFGEALQAATVFTVMMDGMPLVYNGQEAGLDRSLKFFERDPIDWNNHPNEALYTALFALKHKNQALWNGSRGGEMVRIMNDKMDQVISFVREKNGDKVLTFINLSKENVHVTFDTSYDAGTYTNLFTAKTERVPQKMTLTMQPWGYVVLHRSK, from the coding sequence ATGACACGTGCGATCATCGCCTTTTTTCTCCTTTTTCATTTTACCATGAACTCACAGCAAACCCAAAATCCGTATCAGCCCAAAACATATGTCGAAATCAAAAACCCCGATTGGGTAAAGAACGCGACCCTTTATGAACTCAATGTGCGGCAGTTTTCGGCGGAAGGAACATTTAAAGCAGTCGAAAAAGAGCTTCCACGTCTGAAGAAAATGGGTATCGACATCATCTGGCTGATGCCGGTGCAGCCGATTGGCGTGGTGAACCGCAAGGGAAGCCTGGGCAGTTATTATTCGGTGAAAGATTATCTGGGCATCAATCCGGAGTTCGGCACAGAGGCAGATTTCCGGAGTCTGGTAAAAGCCATTCACGCGCAGGGAATGTATGTAATCCTCGATTGGGTGGCCAACCACAGCAGCTGGGATAATCAACTCGCGACCGATCATACGGACTGGTACACCAAATCCCGCGACGGCAAATTTCAGTCGACGCCATGGCGTGATTATGACGATATTATCGATTTTGATTACTCAAAACCTGAACTCCGAAAATACATGACCGAAGCGCTGAAATTCTGGGTCAGAGAATATGATATCGACGGCTACCGCTGCGATGTCGCGAGTTTTGTGCCGATTGATTTCTGGGAGCATGCGAGAAGTGAACTCGACGCCATTAAACCTGTATTTATGCTGGCCGAAGCCGAGGACAAAGAACTGCACCGAAAAGCTTTCGATGCGACGTACAACTGGACATTGTGGAATATTCTTCATCAGATTGCGCTTAATAACAAGAGCGTAAAAACGCTCGGGGAAGCCTACATCGCCGAACATGTTTCGATCTTTCCGAAAGAAGGTATCAGCATGAATTTTATCGATAATCATGACAAGAATTCCTGGGAAGGCAACCAATACAGCAATTTCGGCGAAGCACTGCAGGCTGCAACCGTATTCACCGTGATGATGGACGGCATGCCGCTGGTGTATAACGGGCAGGAAGCCGGCCTCGACCGCTCATTGAAATTCTTTGAACGCGACCCAATTGATTGGAATAATCACCCAAACGAAGCGCTGTACACTGCCCTTTTCGCGCTCAAACATAAAAATCAGGCGCTATGGAACGGAAGCCGCGGTGGTGAAATGGTGAGAATCATGAACGATAAAATGGATCAGGTGATTTCTTTTGTGCGCGAAAAAAACGGCGATAAGGTTTTAACTTTTATCAATCTGAGCAAAGAAAACGTTCACGTCACGTTCGATACGTCTTACGATGCCGGAACTTACACCAATCTTTTCACCGCGAAAACGGAGCGGGTTCCGCAGAAAATGACGCTCACAATGCAGCCGTGGGGTTATGTGGTGCTGCATCGTTCGAAGTGA
- a CDS encoding predicted transposase, producing MPNHFHLLVRIKPDLVLEEVVKGQNGSSTEIKGLHSSQHIFSKQFSRIFNSYSQAFNKENDRHGSLIESPFKRKLITSEEYLRQCIIYIHQNPISEDFTKYPYSSYTTMLSKSPTSLKRDEVIEQFEDIENFIFCHKKENTYEF from the coding sequence ATGCCGAATCATTTTCACCTGCTGGTTCGTATCAAACCGGACCTGGTCTTAGAGGAAGTGGTTAAAGGGCAAAATGGGAGCAGTACTGAAATAAAAGGTTTACATTCTTCTCAGCATATTTTTTCGAAACAGTTCAGCAGGATTTTCAATTCTTATTCTCAGGCATTTAACAAGGAAAATGATCGTCACGGTTCCTTAATTGAATCGCCATTTAAAAGAAAACTGATCACCTCAGAAGAATATTTAAGACAATGCATCATTTACATTCATCAAAATCCGATCTCTGAAGATTTTACAAAGTATCCATACTCATCTTATACGACCATGTTAAGCAAATCTCCGACTTCGCTAAAGAGAGATGAAGTGATCGAGCAATTTGAAGATATCGAGAATTTTATTTTCTGCCATAAGAAAGAAAACACCTATGAGTTTTGA
- a CDS encoding 2-polyprenyl-6-methoxyphenol hydroxylase-likeFAD-dependent oxidoreductases — translation MNETKNIKKQYSAWAVCPECQGLGKKKRRIRKSIRLHYLKELEAFEKTNPEGAPPVKPVAALYPCPDCNGSGVISAENFPTPDSEKYPHIAIIGGGIGGVALAVALKHRGIPFTLYERDQGFSERSQGYGLTLQQASKAIEGFGITSLDAGVVSTRHLVHTPDGKVVGEWGMRKWLENGTEKNPRRTNIHIARQSLRAALLGQLGGNEAVNWGHQLVGLTQSEDAGVELKFELNEKIIAAKADLVVGADGIRSVVRSLLINDEISPLRYLNCIVILGICPLNRLENTESDLLDSATVFQTANGHERIYVMPYDADSVMWQLSFPMSEDGAKELSAKGSSALKTEAIKRTQWHSPVPQILAATQEALVSGYPVYDRTLLGPEMLEKAGPVTLIGDAAHPMSPFKGQGANQALLDALHLAREIYSKCKTSGDWRATGTRANILETFETEMLARSASKVQDSAAAADFLHSETALYEGDEPRGRVLKRKEN, via the coding sequence ATGAACGAAACAAAAAACATTAAAAAGCAATATTCAGCCTGGGCGGTTTGTCCTGAATGCCAGGGACTTGGAAAGAAAAAACGCAGGATCCGAAAAAGCATCCGTCTTCACTATCTCAAAGAACTTGAAGCATTTGAAAAAACAAATCCGGAAGGAGCACCTCCTGTTAAGCCGGTTGCAGCGCTGTATCCCTGCCCTGACTGTAACGGTTCCGGCGTGATATCTGCTGAAAACTTCCCTACTCCAGATTCTGAAAAATATCCTCATATAGCAATTATTGGGGGCGGAATTGGTGGCGTGGCGCTTGCTGTAGCTTTAAAACACCGCGGGATACCGTTTACACTTTACGAGCGCGACCAAGGTTTCAGCGAGCGTTCACAGGGATACGGACTTACTTTACAGCAGGCGAGTAAAGCGATTGAAGGTTTTGGCATTACTTCACTTGATGCGGGCGTTGTTTCTACCCGCCATCTGGTTCATACGCCTGACGGAAAAGTGGTTGGTGAATGGGGAATGCGGAAATGGCTTGAAAACGGAACTGAAAAAAATCCGCGCCGTACCAATATTCACATAGCAAGACAGTCGCTCCGGGCGGCTCTTCTCGGGCAACTTGGTGGAAATGAGGCGGTGAACTGGGGCCATCAACTCGTTGGATTAACACAATCTGAAGATGCCGGCGTGGAACTCAAATTTGAACTTAACGAAAAAATTATTGCCGCAAAAGCTGATCTGGTGGTAGGAGCCGACGGCATCCGCAGTGTTGTGCGAAGTTTACTCATCAATGATGAAATTTCTCCGTTACGGTACCTTAACTGTATCGTGATTTTAGGGATCTGTCCGTTGAACAGACTCGAAAATACCGAATCCGATTTACTCGATTCCGCGACCGTTTTTCAGACAGCCAATGGTCACGAACGGATTTATGTGATGCCTTACGATGCAGATTCGGTCATGTGGCAGCTGAGTTTCCCGATGTCCGAAGACGGGGCGAAAGAACTGAGTGCTAAAGGTTCGTCTGCTCTTAAAACTGAAGCCATCAAAAGAACACAGTGGCACAGTCCTGTTCCGCAAATTTTAGCGGCAACCCAGGAAGCGCTGGTTTCGGGATATCCGGTTTACGACCGTACGCTGCTCGGGCCTGAAATGTTGGAGAAAGCCGGACCCGTAACGCTCATTGGTGACGCCGCACATCCGATGAGTCCGTTTAAAGGTCAGGGAGCTAACCAGGCTTTGTTAGATGCGCTTCACCTGGCGCGCGAAATCTACAGCAAATGCAAAACCTCTGGAGATTGGCGTGCAACCGGAACCCGGGCTAACATCCTCGAAACCTTTGAAACCGAAATGCTTGCCCGCAGCGCATCAAAAGTACAGGATTCTGCCGCCGCAGCCGACTTCCTTCACAGCGAAACCGCACTTTATGAAGGTGATGAACCGCGCGGACGGGTATTGAAACGGAAGGAGAATTAA
- a CDS encoding Alpha-glucuronidase: MTQTNSRYGFLFVLFLLPFIAMAEDGSKLWLRFPNVKNGVSAQKITAKGNSKTLGIAKKELTSFWQGRAVELRIDKSLSKLKDGYTIKSNASKITISSAKESGLLYGVYHILRLQETKENLTNLNISEKPSYDIRILNHWDNLDRTVERGYAGYSLWKWDELPQTISPRYEEYARANASIGINAVVLNNVNASPNVLKTEYLQKVKALADIFRPYGIKVYLSVNFSSPKVIGGVENSDPLNNDVRNWWKNKASEIYKTIPDFGGFLVKANSEGQPGPQDYGRTHADGANMMADVLKPHGGIVMWRAFVYNPTPEDRAKQAYTEFVPLDGKFSDNVIIQIKNGPVDFQPREPFSPLFGALKKTPEMVEFQITQEYLGFSNHLVYLAPLFKESLDSDTYSDGPGSTVAKITDGTLRPAKLTAISAVANIGEDTNWTGHHFAQANWYAFGRLAWNHQLSSEQIADEWLKMTFTDNAAFINPVKDMMLSSRETATDYMMPLGLHHIFASGHHYGPEPWGDYPGARPDWTPVYYHKADASGIGFNRTSTGSNAAAQYNSPLKEQFNNIAETPENLILWFHHVPWDYKMKDGKTLWENLAYRYDLGVQQVREYQKTWDRMQPYVDAERFSHIQSRLKIQAKDAVWWKDACLLYFQTFSKKPIPYDIERPVHELEDLKKIKLDIKHHN; this comes from the coding sequence ATGACTCAGACAAACTCCAGATACGGTTTTTTATTCGTGCTTTTTTTGCTGCCGTTTATTGCGATGGCAGAAGACGGAAGCAAGCTGTGGCTGCGTTTCCCGAATGTGAAAAACGGTGTTTCAGCACAAAAAATAACCGCAAAAGGCAACAGCAAAACACTCGGTATTGCTAAAAAAGAACTGACTTCGTTTTGGCAGGGACGGGCAGTAGAGCTTCGAATCGATAAGTCTTTATCTAAACTTAAAGACGGTTATACCATAAAATCGAACGCGTCTAAAATCACTATTTCATCAGCGAAAGAAAGCGGTTTGCTGTATGGCGTTTACCATATTTTAAGGCTTCAGGAAACAAAAGAAAATCTCACCAATCTTAATATTTCCGAAAAGCCCTCGTACGACATCCGGATCCTGAATCACTGGGATAACCTCGACAGAACCGTGGAACGCGGCTATGCCGGCTATTCACTGTGGAAATGGGACGAACTTCCTCAGACGATATCGCCGCGCTACGAAGAATATGCACGCGCAAATGCGTCAATCGGAATCAACGCGGTGGTGCTGAACAATGTGAACGCCTCGCCCAATGTCCTTAAAACCGAATACCTTCAGAAAGTAAAGGCACTGGCAGATATTTTCAGACCATACGGCATCAAAGTTTATCTCTCTGTGAATTTTTCTTCGCCGAAAGTGATTGGCGGTGTAGAAAATTCTGATCCGCTGAATAATGATGTCCGGAATTGGTGGAAAAATAAAGCCTCAGAAATTTACAAAACCATCCCGGATTTTGGTGGCTTCCTGGTTAAAGCCAATTCCGAAGGACAGCCCGGTCCACAGGATTATGGAAGAACACATGCTGACGGTGCCAATATGATGGCCGATGTGCTGAAACCGCATGGCGGCATCGTGATGTGGCGTGCATTTGTGTACAATCCGACGCCCGAAGACCGTGCAAAACAGGCCTACACCGAATTTGTACCGCTCGACGGTAAGTTCAGCGATAACGTAATTATTCAGATCAAGAACGGCCCAGTTGATTTCCAGCCGCGTGAACCGTTCAGTCCACTGTTCGGCGCATTAAAGAAAACGCCTGAAATGGTAGAGTTCCAGATCACACAGGAATATCTGGGTTTTTCAAATCATTTGGTGTATCTCGCGCCACTTTTTAAGGAAAGTTTAGACAGTGACACGTATTCGGACGGTCCGGGTTCTACCGTTGCTAAGATTACCGACGGCACATTAAGACCTGCAAAACTGACTGCAATTTCTGCCGTAGCAAATATTGGTGAAGACACGAACTGGACCGGCCATCATTTCGCGCAGGCAAACTGGTATGCTTTCGGAAGGCTCGCGTGGAACCACCAGCTCTCATCCGAACAGATTGCCGACGAATGGCTTAAAATGACATTTACCGACAACGCCGCCTTCATCAATCCTGTAAAAGACATGATGCTGAGCTCACGCGAAACCGCCACCGATTATATGATGCCACTCGGACTTCACCATATTTTTGCGTCGGGACATCATTACGGACCCGAACCCTGGGGAGATTATCCGGGCGCAAGACCCGACTGGACGCCGGTTTATTACCACAAGGCAGATGCGAGCGGTATTGGATTTAACCGCACTTCTACCGGAAGCAATGCGGCGGCACAGTATAATTCGCCCTTAAAAGAACAATTTAATAACATCGCCGAAACGCCCGAAAACCTGATTCTGTGGTTTCATCATGTGCCATGGGATTATAAAATGAAAGACGGCAAAACGCTATGGGAAAACCTCGCTTACCGATACGATTTGGGCGTGCAGCAGGTGCGCGAATACCAGAAAACCTGGGACCGCATGCAGCCTTATGTGGATGCGGAAAGATTTAGTCATATTCAGTCGCGGCTGAAAATTCAGGCTAAAGATGCCGTTTGGTGGAAGGATGCGTGCCTGCTTTATTTCCAGACATTTTCAAAAAAGCCGATTCCTTACGATATCGAAAGACCGGTGCATGAACTCGAAGATTTAAAAAAGATTAAGCTTGATATTAAACATCATAATTAA
- a CDS encoding Xylosidase/arabinosidase: protein MISRLLAVQITRYCSTEIIRQNRSLKNLLNSTKRNKQNNSKNIKIMKKAKYLFPGDYMADPSVHVFEGKIYIYPSHDWESGVEENDNGDHFNMKDYHVFSMDDVETGEVTDNGVVLSVEDVPWAGRQLWDCDVAFKNGKYYMYFPMKDKNDIFRIGVAVSDRPYGPFVPEKHPMMGSYSIDPCVFEDEGKHYMYFGGIWGGQLQRYRNNKALECAILPEENEAAICPKIAVLQDDMLEFGEEPRDVKIVDQDGNELLHSNPHRFFEASWMHKHNGKYYFSYSTGDTHFLCYAIGDNPYGPFTYQGVILTPVVGWTTHHSIVEYKGKTWLFYHDAVPSGGKTWLRSMKVTELEYNEDGTFKTIEGLDD, encoded by the coding sequence ATGATTTCCCGATTGTTGGCCGTACAGATTACCCGTTATTGTTCGACAGAAATTATCAGGCAAAACCGGTCGTTAAAAAACTTGTTGAACTCAACAAAGAGAAATAAACAGAACAACAGTAAAAATATTAAGATAATGAAGAAAGCGAAATACCTGTTTCCGGGCGATTATATGGCAGATCCTTCCGTGCATGTTTTTGAAGGCAAAATTTATATCTATCCGTCGCACGACTGGGAAAGTGGCGTGGAAGAAAACGATAACGGCGACCATTTTAATATGAAAGATTACCACGTCTTCTCGATGGATGATGTGGAAACCGGTGAAGTTACCGACAATGGCGTTGTGCTTTCGGTGGAAGATGTCCCGTGGGCAGGCCGCCAGCTTTGGGACTGCGATGTAGCCTTTAAAAACGGAAAATATTACATGTATTTCCCGATGAAAGATAAGAACGATATCTTCCGCATCGGCGTCGCAGTAAGCGATAGACCGTACGGACCTTTCGTTCCCGAAAAACATCCGATGATGGGCAGCTACAGCATCGACCCGTGTGTATTTGAGGATGAGGGTAAGCATTATATGTATTTTGGCGGAATCTGGGGCGGACAATTGCAGCGCTACAGAAATAACAAAGCGCTGGAATGTGCGATTCTTCCCGAAGAAAATGAAGCCGCAATCTGTCCTAAAATTGCTGTTCTTCAGGATGATATGCTCGAATTCGGCGAAGAACCGCGCGATGTGAAAATAGTAGATCAGGACGGAAATGAACTTTTGCATAGCAATCCGCACCGCTTTTTCGAAGCTTCGTGGATGCATAAACACAACGGCAAATATTATTTCTCTTATTCTACGGGCGACACTCATTTTCTGTGTTACGCGATTGGCGATAATCCATACGGGCCGTTTACTTACCAAGGCGTAATCCTGACGCCTGTTGTAGGCTGGACAACCCACCACAGCATTGTTGAATATAAAGGCAAAACCTGGCTGTTCTACCATGACGCGGTGCCTAGTGGCGGAAAAACGTGGCTTAGAAGCATGAAAGTGACCGAGCTTGAATACAATGAAGACGGAACTTTTAAAACCATCGAAGGGCTAGACGATTAA
- a CDS encoding Endo-1,4-beta-xylanase A precursor translates to MNKSILIALFALVSCGVTQKSVSTEASLKDAFEDRFYIGTALNLNHIHGADTKGIDIVEKHFSSIVAENCMKSMFLQPQEGQFFFDDADKFVAFGEKNNQFIIGHTLIWHSQAPDWFFTDKDGNNVSAEVMKQRLKSHINTVVSRYKGRIQGWDVVNEAILEDGSYRKSKFYEILGEEFIPLAFQYAREADPEAELYYNDYNEWYPKKIETVTKLINDLRSSGIRIDGIGLQGHVGLDTPSIEEYEKTIVAYKNAGIKVSVTELEISALPSPWGTSANVADTVGYEAKMNPYTTGLPAEVQSRWEQRYIDFFSLFKKYQETVQRVTFWGVADGDSWKNDFPIVGRTDYPLLFDRNYQAKPVVKKLVELNKEK, encoded by the coding sequence ATGAATAAAAGTATTTTAATCGCCTTATTCGCACTGGTTTCGTGTGGAGTTACGCAGAAATCCGTAAGTACTGAGGCATCCCTGAAAGACGCATTCGAAGATCGGTTCTACATCGGAACGGCTTTGAATTTAAATCATATTCATGGCGCGGATACCAAAGGGATTGACATTGTTGAAAAACATTTTTCGTCCATAGTTGCCGAAAACTGTATGAAAAGTATGTTCCTGCAACCTCAGGAAGGGCAGTTCTTTTTTGATGACGCAGATAAGTTTGTTGCGTTTGGTGAAAAGAATAATCAGTTTATAATTGGTCATACTTTAATTTGGCATTCTCAGGCACCCGACTGGTTTTTTACCGATAAAGACGGCAATAATGTAAGTGCTGAAGTGATGAAGCAACGCCTGAAAAGCCACATCAACACGGTTGTTTCACGATACAAAGGTCGCATTCAGGGTTGGGATGTAGTGAACGAAGCGATTTTAGAAGACGGTTCTTACCGGAAAAGCAAGTTTTATGAGATCTTGGGTGAAGAGTTTATTCCGCTCGCGTTCCAGTATGCGCGGGAAGCCGATCCTGAGGCCGAATTATACTACAACGACTACAACGAATGGTATCCGAAGAAAATTGAAACTGTAACGAAACTCATTAATGATCTGCGTTCGAGTGGTATCCGCATCGATGGGATCGGTTTGCAGGGCCATGTCGGTCTGGACACACCGAGTATTGAAGAATACGAAAAAACCATCGTGGCGTACAAAAATGCCGGCATTAAAGTGAGTGTCACTGAACTTGAGATTTCGGCATTGCCTTCACCGTGGGGAACTTCGGCGAACGTTGCTGATACGGTAGGATACGAAGCGAAGATGAACCCTTACACAACCGGGCTTCCGGCTGAGGTACAGAGCCGGTGGGAGCAGCGATATATTGATTTCTTCAGCCTGTTTAAAAAGTATCAGGAAACCGTGCAGCGAGTAACTTTCTGGGGTGTGGCAGATGGCGATTCATGGAAGAATGATTTCCCGATTGTTGGCCGTACAGATTACCCGTTATTGTTCGACAGAAATTATCAGGCAAAACCGGTCGTTAAAAAACTTGTTGAACTCAACAAAGAGAAATAA
- a CDS encoding sugar (Glycoside-Pentoside-Hexuronide) transporter, translated as MSNNTQKITVVEKVGYSLGDLAANLVFQTLVTYLAYFYTDIYGLKAEDASLITLGVGLVAGFGFNPVIGALADRTTTRMGKFRPWILWTAVPLGVAALLAFSTPDFDYKGKVIYAAATYTLLLLLYAGNNLPYSALSGVITGDMGERNSISSYRFVAVMFAQFFVQVFMLPIILSAGDGDKAVGIEIVMTWLAIIGTIMLLITFFTTKERVIPKAGQVSNLKSDLKDLFNNRPWIIMLSVTTLIFITLAMKGGSYVYYFNNYVDEESLKNFISPITGFFSSIGLNFFGEDTRSAGFGLFNAGGIIMMIIGITFSKIFADKYGKRDVFMASLFISTLFVLLFIFYPPKSVGLMFTSQIMHGFFYGISTPLLWAMIADVADYSEWKNNRRATAIIFSAMMVGLKVGLSIGSSFVAWTISQYGYISSDGATSIIQPETVATGARMLVSIFAAIPFFIACGLLFFYQINKKMESQIESDLAERRK; from the coding sequence ATGAGTAATAACACACAGAAAATCACGGTTGTCGAAAAAGTAGGCTACAGCCTCGGCGATCTTGCCGCCAACCTGGTTTTTCAGACTTTAGTCACCTATCTGGCGTATTTCTACACCGATATTTATGGCCTGAAAGCGGAAGACGCCTCTTTAATTACGTTAGGTGTGGGTCTTGTTGCCGGTTTTGGTTTCAATCCGGTGATTGGCGCATTGGCCGACCGAACCACGACGCGTATGGGGAAATTCCGGCCGTGGATTCTGTGGACTGCCGTACCGCTGGGTGTTGCCGCCTTATTGGCTTTTAGCACACCCGATTTCGATTATAAAGGAAAAGTAATTTATGCCGCCGCAACTTACACGCTTCTTCTGCTTCTGTACGCCGGCAATAACCTGCCGTATTCTGCGCTGAGTGGCGTAATTACAGGCGATATGGGCGAACGGAACAGTATTTCTTCCTACCGTTTTGTCGCCGTGATGTTTGCGCAGTTTTTTGTGCAGGTATTTATGCTGCCAATTATCCTTTCGGCCGGCGATGGCGATAAGGCCGTGGGCATTGAGATCGTGATGACTTGGCTCGCGATTATCGGAACGATAATGCTGCTGATTACATTTTTCACCACCAAAGAACGCGTGATTCCGAAAGCCGGCCAGGTTTCAAACCTTAAAAGTGACCTTAAAGATTTATTCAACAACCGACCGTGGATTATCATGCTTTCGGTAACGACGCTTATTTTCATCACGCTCGCGATGAAGGGCGGTTCATATGTTTATTATTTCAACAATTACGTGGACGAAGAATCGCTGAAAAACTTTATTTCTCCCATAACAGGCTTCTTCAGTTCAATCGGGCTTAATTTCTTCGGAGAAGATACAAGGTCGGCAGGCTTCGGACTTTTCAATGCGGGCGGAATTATTATGATGATTATCGGAATTACTTTTTCAAAAATATTTGCCGATAAATATGGAAAGCGCGATGTATTCATGGCCTCACTGTTTATCTCAACGCTGTTCGTTCTGCTGTTCATATTTTATCCGCCAAAATCTGTTGGCTTGATGTTTACATCGCAGATCATGCACGGATTTTTCTACGGCATCAGCACCCCTTTGTTGTGGGCAATGATCGCTGATGTGGCCGATTATTCTGAATGGAAAAACAACCGCCGCGCAACCGCTATTATATTCTCGGCGATGATGGTAGGGCTTAAAGTGGGTTTAAGTATCGGCAGCTCGTTTGTCGCCTGGACGATCAGCCAGTACGGGTATATTTCGTCCGATGGCGCGACCTCAATAATTCAGCCCGAAACCGTCGCCACCGGCGCCAGAATGTTGGTGAGCATCTTTGCTGCGATACCTTTCTTTATCGCCTGTGGATTACTGTTCTTCTATCAAATCAATAAAAAAATGGAAAGTCAGATTGAAAGCGACCTGGCCGAACGCAGAAAATAA